A region of Candidatus Diapherotrites archaeon DNA encodes the following proteins:
- a CDS encoding tryptophan-rich sensory protein, whose translation MNRQTLFRLAASIAICGLAGAVGSIFTFPAIASWYASINKPYFTPPNWVFGPVWTALFLLMGIALFLVWEKGFQEKENKFAVKVFGAQLALNVLWSLLFFGLHNPFLAMIEIVALWLAIAATTILFSRIDRRAALLLLPYLAWVSFAAFLNYSVWLLNA comes from the coding sequence ATGAACAGGCAAACGCTTTTCAGGCTCGCTGCTTCAATCGCAATCTGCGGGCTTGCCGGCGCAGTCGGCTCAATCTTCACGTTTCCCGCAATCGCTTCGTGGTATGCGTCAATCAACAAGCCTTACTTCACTCCGCCGAACTGGGTTTTCGGCCCGGTTTGGACAGCGCTTTTCCTGCTCATGGGCATAGCGCTTTTCCTTGTGTGGGAAAAAGGCTTTCAGGAAAAGGAAAACAAGTTCGCGGTAAAGGTTTTCGGCGCACAGCTCGCCTTGAACGTTTTGTGGTCACTGCTTTTCTTCGGCCTGCACAACCCTTTCCTAGCAATGATTGAAATCGTTGCGCTCTGGCTGGCGATTGCCGCGACAACCATTCTGTTCAGCCGCATCGACAGGCGCGCGGCTTTGCTGCTGCTGCCTTACCTTGCGTGGGTTTCATTTGCGGCGTTCCTCAACTATTCGGTCTGGCTTTTGAACGCCTGA
- a CDS encoding DMT family transporter encodes METFVLALLLLFGGLAPIASKKAMQSMAEEWALVYFYAVSAPFLLAGVFLFSEPKIPGLADIIALIVAGIAGAIAIVALLKSYHKMETAIAQPLANIYVLMIIAISALFLNESLGAMQAVGATAILLSSAVIAAKKSLLRYKIVDGAKFIAITATGWTIYYIMLKFLTKSLGPYNTAFYSQALIGLIILAYVLLSKRKIELPTRQNSFFLLGGGLAIVDLSLAFNLLMQKTGLAITASISAGLPITTAVFAAVFLNEKLEARKYAAIALLVLGLIALNF; translated from the coding sequence ATGGAAACTTTTGTCCTGGCATTGCTCCTGCTTTTCGGCGGCCTTGCGCCGATTGCAAGCAAGAAGGCAATGCAGTCAATGGCCGAGGAATGGGCGCTCGTTTATTTCTATGCCGTGTCAGCTCCGTTCCTGCTGGCAGGCGTTTTTCTTTTCTCCGAACCGAAAATTCCGGGCTTGGCGGACATAATTGCGCTTATTGTTGCCGGCATTGCGGGCGCAATCGCAATCGTCGCACTGCTCAAATCATACCACAAGATGGAAACCGCGATAGCCCAGCCGCTTGCAAACATCTACGTTCTCATGATAATCGCAATCTCCGCCCTGTTCCTGAATGAAAGCCTGGGCGCAATGCAGGCAGTTGGGGCAACGGCAATACTGCTGTCCTCGGCGGTCATCGCGGCAAAAAAATCATTATTGCGATACAAAATCGTCGACGGCGCAAAATTCATAGCAATAACCGCAACAGGCTGGACGATCTACTACATAATGCTGAAGTTTTTGACGAAAAGCCTCGGCCCCTACAACACCGCATTCTACTCGCAGGCGCTCATCGGATTAATCATACTCGCATACGTTCTGCTTTCAAAAAGAAAAATCGAACTGCCAACGCGGCAAAATTCTTTTTTCCTGCTGGGCGGGGGGCTTGCAATAGTCGACCTCAGCCTTGCCTTCAACCTGCTAATGCAAAAAACCGGCCTCGCAATAACAGCGTCCATCAGCGCGGGCCTGCCCATAACGACGGCAGTCTTCGCCGCAGTCTTCCTGAACGAAAAGCTTGAAGCGAGAAAGTATGCCGCAATCGCACTGCTTGTCCTGGGCCTGATTGCATTGAACTTCTGA
- a CDS encoding SdpI family protein — MQVVHGKRIFQALCVLLVVLSFAVGFFALPFLPAKAPIHWNIEGKADGFGPAWMAAFLVPIMIAFLAGLFFVIPKIEVRKDNIKKFESSYWLLASGLCVALFAIFLLSLASNFGYNFDMTFAVLGIIALLFVFMGLLMPSFKQNYFVGVRTPWALADERVWVATHKFSSKVFIASGILFGLCALLPKHFFWLILAAILLMVFGTFGYSYWIYRKLHNAQAKDKLPEKSKPPAKGINSAKKGKK, encoded by the coding sequence ATGCAAGTTGTGCACGGCAAACGGATTTTTCAGGCCCTTTGCGTTTTGCTCGTCGTCTTGTCTTTTGCAGTGGGCTTTTTTGCTCTGCCTTTCCTGCCTGCAAAGGCGCCGATCCACTGGAACATTGAAGGCAAGGCTGACGGCTTCGGCCCGGCCTGGATGGCGGCATTCCTTGTTCCAATAATGATTGCATTCCTCGCCGGACTGTTTTTCGTGATTCCGAAAATCGAGGTGCGCAAGGACAACATCAAAAAATTCGAGTCAAGCTACTGGCTGCTCGCGTCCGGCTTGTGCGTGGCGTTGTTCGCGATTTTCCTTTTATCGCTTGCCTCGAATTTCGGCTACAATTTCGACATGACGTTTGCGGTTTTAGGCATAATCGCATTGCTGTTTGTCTTCATGGGCCTGCTAATGCCTTCGTTCAAGCAGAATTATTTTGTCGGTGTGAGGACGCCCTGGGCTTTGGCCGATGAAAGGGTGTGGGTTGCAACGCACAAATTTTCGTCAAAAGTTTTCATTGCTTCAGGCATTCTTTTCGGTTTATGTGCTTTGCTGCCGAAACATTTCTTTTGGCTCATTCTTGCGGCAATCCTGCTGATGGTTTTCGGCACGTTCGGCTATTCGTATTGGATTTACCGAAAACTGCACAATGCGCAGGCAAAAGACAAACTGCCTGAAAAAAGCAAGCCTCCCGC